GACTTCTTAAAAAACAGGTCTTTTGGACATTCACACATATTTCTACTGCACCAAATAATACTTTTAACAAATAATATATTCTACTGAGCAGTCCAGTTAATGATCTTTTGCAAAGAAACTGCTTTACTTTTCAAGTTTAGAAATGGCAGGAAGATCTTTACTCAGTGATTTACAGATTTAaatttaatctttatattttaatccaCATCATTTTTTACCTTTAATTATTATCTAACCCAAACTGACTTATTCTCTAGTAATTTCTAAGTAATCAGTCTTATCAAAGTAGGCCATACTATACTTGCCTAAATTTAAATATTGATCAGAaaaatttccttaaaagaaaaatgcatttatctCAAAATGCTCCCAGATACTTTCTAATACATGAGATAATTTACAAACAGTTAATTTCCAACTCAAGATTTAAAAGTCCACGGAAATCATATCTGTAAGGAAGGACtacagatgcagacatagagaatggacttgtcgATATGgccggggaaggagagggcgggacaaACTTAGCGAATAGCATtggaacatatatattaccatatgtgaaaagATAGCGAGTGGAAAGTTGCTGTGTaacgcagggagctcaacctggtattctgtgacaacctagaggcgtggggtaggggtggtgggagggaggctccagagggaggggacatatgtatacctatggctgattcaggttttgtatggcagaaaccaacatgacactgtaaagcaattacctgcCAATTAAAAAAAGCCTGTGGAAATCCGTTTCCAATACAACCCCTTACTCTAAGGCTTATAGGGTTAGGTATTTTGTCGAACTTGTATTTATCCGTATATAAGAAACTCTTGGTCAAGTACTAATTATGTCATTACCGGGATACATAGATACAACCGCGCCTTTCCGTACCAATCCTTTAGTAACGAAGACACCTTTTCCAGCAGAAATCAATGAGCTAGGTGCTCGGGCAACACTGAAACCCAATGTCTTATAAAGAATTTCTTCTGGTGTAAAGGTATTTTGCTGCTGATGTCTGTATTCAAGCTGTTTCACCCTTGGATGCTGAACTGACAGTAGGTCTTGATATTTTGATTTAACAGGTTCTGGAAGCACAGTCAAGATATCTGATTGTTTACTGAAATCATTTACGAATAGAGCCTGGAAAACTTTCAGTAATGTTCCTAGGACATCTTCATCTGAGATAACTTTGTCTTTGGATTCTTCTGGAACATATCGGAGAGTCCTGAAAATGGGAAAAGTTTCTATTCACTACCCTTCAACTGATAAAAGCCAGACTGTCTTGATGTCATCAGGGTTACTGGCCTTTATGAAGATAATTCTCATGTGTTTGAAGGGCATAAAACTAAGAAGTTTGGAAAAGAGTTTTGGGGGTTCAGTTCTAGTAACCTGACTCCCAACAATACTTACACAGGTCAACAACAGCTAATACTTATAAAAGGCCCATTCCATTCCAAATTCTACTGGGTCCTTAGTTTCATTATCCCATTTTTGCAGACAAGGAAACTCAGGCTTAGAGATGTAAGGGAACTTGCCCAACGTCCTAAAGGTGGTATACGGCAGAACAAGAAGCAGAAAACGGGCTGGTTTCCAGTACACCTAAAGCCATTATGTCTTCAAATTGCAGGGGCCCTTTTTACAGGGGTGTAGCTTCAAAGACAcatttaacattatatatatCGTCAGTCTCGCTCTGCTTCTggtgcaatggcaacccactccagtactctagcttggaaaatcccatggatggaagagcctggtaggctgccgtccatagggtcgctaagagtcggacacgactgagcgacttcactttcacttttcactttcatgcattggagaaggaaatggcaacccactcgtgttcttgcctggagaatcccagggacaggggagcctggtgggctgccgtctatggggtcgcacagagtcggacacgactgaagcgacttagctgcagcagcagcttcaaAGACACATTTAACATTATAAATGTCGTCAGTCTTTCTCAGGAGTACTTTAATGATCactttttaagtattattttacttcttgttttacTTACAAGGAACCAATTTCCACCTCAGTTTGATAGTAGTAATGATGCATCTGAATTTACGTTTCTGTAGTACGAAACTGGGAGAGCTCTTTGGCTATTCACCAGCCTTCAACCGAGCTAGTCTGCCTATTTAAGTGAGCATCACGTTAACTTCTTCCAAGCAGGCAATTTACTAAAGCCAGTATTAACACTGATCCTACGGCCTTGACTCAGCTAGATCGCCTTCTTTAGGCGCTGAATCCGTATTCTAAACCCAATACTCCGACTTGCTTTTAGTGGCTTTTTGCTCGTTTTTATACATCAGCTACTCCAAGCTGTTACCCTCACAGCAGAGCTGCGTTGTTTTCTCCGTACAAACTACAGAGCTGTAAAAATGAACTACGGTTTGGCTTTTCTAAGGCACTTCAAGCTCCTAACTTTGCCTTAATAGAGAGAAGGCCACGCACCTGCACGCCTTGCAAGTTATTTCCGTTTTTCAAAAGTTCCTATTTTTTGCCCAAACACAAGCACCCAACCTCTGCAGGCACTTAGACTTAAAACTCAGGCCAACGCCCGCGGGCAACAAGGCCTGAAGCCCTCGCAGCGCCGGGAACGATGGGAAATACGCCTTAGGCCCCGCCCACCTAAAAGCCCCGTGCTGTCTTCGGGCCCCCAGCAGGCCTGACTCAGCCAGCCACCGCCTCGCCCACCTGGGGCCTTGCCCACTTCGAGCCCCGCCCACTCAGGTCCCGCCCGCCTCGGGCCCGTAGGCCGTCTTAGGCTCCGCCTGCTTGAGGCTCCACTCGCCTAAGGCTCCGCCCACCTCGGTCCGCTAGCGTTAAGTCCTGTGGGTCGCGGTGGCGGCGCTGGGAGGTAGGAAAACGGCCTGGGTCGAGCCGCCTCGCCCTCTCACCTCGGGTTGTGGCTTAGGTTCAGCGCGATCCAGGGTACGAAGCGGTACCTGTAACGGCGCCATCGCTGCCAGAGGCCCCGCATCAGGCGGCCTGGCATGGCTGTACCGTGGCGCCTGGACTAGGACGGCGCGGGAGAGGTGGGTCGCGGTCTCGGGCCCGCCCCGACCGAGGAGGAGCGGAGGCCGCGCCGTCCCGCCCCTTCGTGGTCTCAGCCCTCTTCGCTCCGCTTGGCTGTCCTGGTGCCCCTTGGCTC
The sequence above is a segment of the Bos indicus isolate NIAB-ARS_2022 breed Sahiwal x Tharparkar chromosome 20, NIAB-ARS_B.indTharparkar_mat_pri_1.0, whole genome shotgun sequence genome. Coding sequences within it:
- the SETD9 gene encoding SET domain-containing protein 9, translated to MPGRLMRGLWQRWRRYRYRFVPWIALNLSHNPRTLRYVPEESKDKVISDEDVLGTLLKVFQALFVNDFSKQSDILTVLPEPVKSKYQDLLSVQHPRVKQLEYRHQQQNTFTPEEILYKTLGFSVARAPSSLISAGKGVFVTKGLVRKGAVVSMYPGTVYQKYEPIFFQSIGNPFIFRCLDGVLIDGNDKGISKVVYRSCSGRDQLGPLKMSDSTWLTSEIHNPLAIGQYVNNCSNDRAANVCYQEFDVPAVFPIELKQYLPNIAYSYDKQSPLRCVILVALRDIEQGEELFSNYYTIVS